The window TAAAAGGACACTACTTCCCGCAGGTCCTTGGTCTTTGTCAAagtcagaaaagaaaatattctgtAAGCGGTTCTTTGATTTTAAAGGTCCGGATGGTTATTTCTCTAACATATCTACTTGTGTATCATTGGAAGAGTGTAAAGTGATGGGACTTAAATCTCATGATTACCACGTCTTGGTGCAAAAATTGCTACCAGTTGCTGTTAGAGGTTTACTTCCTAAGGGTCCTAGAATAGTCATTTTCCGCCTATACGCATTCTTCAATGTATTGTGCCAAAGAGTGATTGATATGGAACAACTCCAAATAATGGAAACAGAAATTGTGGAGACTCTATGCATGTTTGAAAGATTTTGGCCACCTAGTTTCTTTGACATCATGGTACACTTGTGTGTGCATCTAGGAAGAGAAGCCCGACTAGCTGGTCATGTCCATTTCCGATGGATGTATCCATTTGAGAGGTAgtgtccttttttttaattttagtatcATCTTCAAGACTAACTTAGTGAATCTAATTGGACTTATTGCTGTTCATTACAAACAGGTACATGAAAGTATTGAAAGACTACGTTAGAAACCCAGCAAGACCAGAGGGGTGTATAGCTGAGTCATATCTTGCAGAAGAATGCATGAAGTTCTACTCTGATTTCTTGAAGACGACAacaaatatagaagaaaaagaggagaggAACATTGAGTATGAGAATCACTTCATCCTCGAAGTCGTCCTATATCAGCTGGAACCTCATTCACTCTCACTGAAATCtagtaatatttttctatattggaattattttgtttaacagAGCCCAAATACAACTTCCATATACAAGTGCAAACTTCTACATTGGCTATCAAATGATGATAAACCTGTTGCTGAAGGCCGTTGGAAGACTAGTGATCCTAAAGCTTTGGTGAATGGAATTCCTCTTGGACAAAATGCCATTAAAGTTTTTGTGGATGCGGTTAATGAACCTGAGATATTTCTTTGGCGGCCAACAGaagaactctcaaatcatcatgaCTCTTTGAAGTCGTTTGTAGCATGGCCAGTCAACAGAGTTATAATCGAAGATTTAGGTACAGAGGCACCAGGTACAGCATCTCCTCGCACGCAGTCACACGTACCCACACCAGCAGCTCTTGTGAAGGGTTCAAAACCACTTTCACAATCTCCTTCAAGTTCATCTCAGAAGGTAAATTTCAATGTTTTGttacttataaaatatgttatgatcgTTAGCACTGATGCCTTTGGTAAGCTCTGCATATTATTTATACAATGCAGCATACTTCTCCGAAATGGATTGTAAAGGAGGATCAGAAGTGCAAACTGCTGGACATTACTGGTCAGAATATGGTTGTTGCAGAAGGACGCTGGTCTTCAAACAACCCAGATCAGTTAGTGCATTTTGTTCCCTTGGGTCATAATGCAGTTTGTGTGTGGATTGATGTAGTCAAGGTGCCTGATGCAAAGGTTTGGAGGCCTAATTCTGCTATTGAGTGTATGGAGGATGCTATTGGTACCACTATAGCATGGCCTGAAGAAAATGTTGTCATCATTTGATGTCGAGTAAGAACCGTATGATTTTCTACTTTCGTTGTTGTGACAAATGAgacttgtgttctttgtttggGATTTCTGGAATTGGATAGTATGCTCTTTGTGTATCATAACaatgtttgatattttctattCTCGAATACAATTTCAGCTTTATCACAGGTTTCTATACTTTCAAATTGTAATTTCATTTGAATATGTTGTATAGGGAACGGTTAATAGTAACAAGAAGACAAACCTAATTGATAGTTATAGCAGGCAGATGAAGTCATTATACATTCACTTAGTAGCACATAATAAAAGCTACAACTCAGATACAAATAGCTCAACACCGATGCTAAGATAAATAATCAAATGGCATTAACATAGAGctactaaaaattaaatcatagcaagaaaagATAGCTACGATTATCGTAAATATAGCAGGCAAaaagtattattatatatagcaCGATATATGTGTTATTAAACATTataatataacaattaatatatgCTATGAAAGGATATCCTACGATAGCACCAGCCCAGAAACGCTATCGTATATAGCCCCTCTATTATAGCGTCTGTTTTAATAGCATTCATGAAAACGCTATAATAACCATATCATAGCATTAATCGTCTGCTATCAATAcccatatttgttgtagtggaAGGAGTATCAGAGGCTGAGCTCGGTGTTCTTCCACTTTAAATTTAAGGCTTTCCATACCAACGAGAAGAATATTGCCGGACCTGGCAAAATGGTTCCTATACCGACCAAAAGACTATGCTTAGCAACTGGAAGAACGCTGCTTGCTGAGGATGCGGTAAAGTCAATCTTCTATGACAACAATTAACTCTGCTTTATGAAGTTCCAAAATGTTTCttctaattgatttttcttaacAGGACTGTTGCATATGTCTGAGCTCATACGAGGATGGTGCAGAGATTCATGCTCTTCCTTGTAACCACCATTTTCATTCGACCTGTATTGTGAAATGGCTTAAAATGAGCAACATACCCTCTATGCAAATACAACATCCTTTAAGGAACGACTGACGAATCTTGAAGACAAACCCCAACTAAGAAGAGGGAGTAATATTCTGCACATATGGATACATATTCCATTTCCTCAATTAAAACAAttctgtatatatttatatataactatcAAAATCATgtatcttttgttaaaaacatccatttttaaatgttttttttaaacattgacaaaaaaaactacttcaacagtttacaaaatacatatcaaaatattaaataacaattcaaccacaaaatgacaaataataataaattaatcacaaCTAACAACTACAGCAAACCAACTTCAACTACACAATGTTAACTtgtaatgataatttttttctaaaacattaaaaaacacacaagatgatctcaattttttaaaaataaacaacaaactaaattatacttaatgCAAAACctatttgtataaaaaaaatatccaacaaaacaacttaagcaaccaaaatcaaatacaaaaacaaacgtaaATATGAATTtacgtaaccaaaaaaataatatacacaacaaaacccGGAATACACTTTAATCTAactaccgcgcgtagcgcggatcagttgctagtatatatatatatataattaacttttctttcttctctcaacaTCCACCTAAGAAATGCTatacatttatttttgcattaaaatttactattttaaatattcattcatttcatatttattacttataattaataattataaaaaataaataaaacgaattaagtaatattaattaaatttaaaaatcgtaaaaacaataatatgaatttgttttggtaaataataaaaataatagttatataaaaatgaactaacataaatgaaaattttaaaataataaaaatgatactataaatttgttttagtaaaaatgttattattcaaattataaccaaaaatgatcatattccaaaatttagaatgggttaatgagttttagaatggaagtaagattttaatgcatgatatagtaaaaaaataatttatgtaattgtatttataaaattataaatataaaaataaaattgaagtgaaacattagtttctaagaaacgtatactacaaagatttattattaaattttacttaaagaaaaataaaagattactcaactcaacttaaaagttttgatctaaaatgaAGACATTATAAGGGTCATAATTtctttgggaaaactatgaaaaataatattgaaaacataatccatctttaaaaataaaatcaatggtcacaaaatatagaaaaaatgatatgtaagccgTTACAAAAATGACATATGATTTATGTAGTATCTCAAGAGGCATATTATCAATTGGAGCTACAATtctataaaatgattaaaaaaatatataaaacaaggttgagatttcatcaattttatcaaatgcttttaacccaaaacattggcagaaacaacatatttaaagtagtCTATGTTTTTTGTGAAGATGAAGCTGAGGTTGCATCATAAAATTAACATctaaaaataacatatgaggttttagaaaaatatgtaacttagATTAGTGAACATATATTCATTGTCGGGTTATAGGTTTAAccatttaagcattcttgacttggtTAAAAATTCTATTATGGTAGCTGATGCACTTGGAGAATCTCGTTGTAaaatgttcatgaaactttgtatatttgcatttaatatAAGATATCAATATAATTAGGCCAACGATCCACAtttgacgttagaacttttaaataGATGTTTTCAAGGGTTATGAATATGAAATGAACTCTTCTGGAGATAAAAAGTCAGAAAATTGTCGACAATATTGTTTACTCTTCCACAAAGATCTTAAGTCATTTTGTTACCAtgtgatatattgttgatttgccaagaaaacattattgcaacactaaatttttttttgatataaaatatttaaattaaaattatgtgcATGCGCGAGTacaaattcttatatataaaaatatgtgtaaatttacatgattattaatttatgatattatttggactatattttacatagaaattttaaaaaaatatattattttattattttatcgaattttgttattttttacattgtcaatcatcaaaatttattaatttatagtgtttaatctacataatattaatttaatttatagaggtttacGATTAAGCTTTTGGtaaaagcaaaacatatatttcattCCTAATGAGATTTTTACGTctataaagagaaaaagaaaacaacaccaaagaaaaaaatccaaatcataTTTGGGTcttgaaacaataattaaagaATATAAGGAAGAGATGATGtgcaagaaagaaacaaacaaacaaaggtaGTGTAAGTTACTGGGACGAAAATAACTATTGGATCTGCACcgaacttggaacataagagaaCACATCTCTGAGATCCAGTTCTTCCAAGTACCCATCCTCTCCAACTAAAATAGATGCCTCGTAGCGATAATTGTTACTGAGTAAGTATTTACCACTAACAAGTGCTGTTTTCTTCTCCTTATCAATGAAGAAACTTTGAGCTTTAAACTCAGATAAAAAGTAAGATCTACACACGGGTTGTATAGCAACTTTAAAGAATTTGCTCCACAACAATGCATTGGATTCAATCTTAGTTGTAATCCATATCTCCACCTCATACCTACCCCGGCACCTACCAAAAAGCACCGCAAGCTGCTCTTCTCTAACACAAGATAGAGTCACATCACCATTGAAATCAAACGGCAAATGCAGAAGAGATCCAAAGATCtctgttgtaaaatcaaaacatattacAAAATCTTCGCCTTTATCAGCAAGAAAGTAAGTATTCCCCTTCAATGAAACGCCTcgtttaaatatataataaaaattaggaatgatatcaagaaccctccatgaattAGACTTAAAATCGTAGATTTCGAATTCATGCCTTGTAATAGGATAGTTATCATAGAAAagcctcaagattttgtggttgtTCTTGTTGTCGTATCCTATAGCATACGAATCAGATAAGTAGTAATCGTTTCTAGGTTGGATCCATCTGGTTTGCACCAAATACGGGTTCCATACCACCAGCCCTGAGGGTTCCTGAGTGATAAATAACAATAAACCGTCACACTGATAGACTACTTTAAATTTATTGACTCGACAACGTAATTCACCTGTCTCCTTTATAGATGACAAGCCTTTGATATCATGGCGACTAAATCTCGTTTGACATatcaatttgaaaataatactCGCAAGTCATTGTAATCATATACTCCTTGGTTGCTTTACCACAGTGCTTATGTGTAAAGCTCTCATCTTTGAATagacttctccattgtttgCAAGTGGATCCAACAGGTGTGAGAGAAGTTATCGAAACCCTAGAGAGTATCTCTTCTACTAGTTCCCACGGAAGATCAGAGATGATCGTCAttgtttttagataaaaaagtTAGGGCTTCTAACTTTTCACGGTTCTTTTCTTATATAGATAGACAAATAATAAAGTTAGGCCCATATATTCTATTAGTTTTACAGTACATAAATTATAAAGTTGGGCCCATATTctataactaataatatataccATGTACGTATATAATTTAAAGAAGAATTAACCGAACTCAAAATCGGTGTTTCataaatacaaacaaaatgAGATTAGAATTAGCCCGAATGCCCGATTAATCAAATTCATAACTAACTAGTCGAACTTAAAATTCTGAATGTCGGAGCTTAGATCATTCAGAGATAGGTCTTTTGTCGATAGGCAATGTGTGAATCTAAGGCCAACACTGCAcatgaaaattaaagaaatgttTGTTAATGATTTCACACTTAGCCTCCGAGATAACCAAAGAGGAATTTTGGGCATTTATTGCGGCGGTCACTATTTTGCAAGAACCATGTGACTATATTAATGCATAAcaccttctctttcttttgcttcaaATTTTGAATCAATCATCCTTTGGAAATATCTAGTATtaagtaattaacaaaaacaccACTCCTAATTTGTAAAATGCTGACTtacatgacttttttttcttacggGATTcccatgatttgtgttcttttaAGTTATCCTTCTCACACATCTtcttataaaatcttaattgaCGAAGAACAAGGTTACAGTCTTGTGGTAATGTATAACATTCAAACTTGAAATGTTTGCGATTTCTTGTCACGGGTCATATTTGGAAGATACTTGGTAAACCCTTATAAATGTGTTCAATTCAAAAACCACATTCCttattagtattaaatttaGAAAGTCCCTACTTTATTTAGTTCGACCGTTTTTATCAAGTCAAATATGTCGTCCCATTTAAAACTTTTGGAAATGCAAGCAATGCCAATTTCATGAAAAATGACTAGACAATACTGTAGTTTGTGGAATGGAAGAAATACACGAATGGAAATTAactgtaatgaataaaattaacGAAATGATACACTCGATTAGCAAGTCGTTGGATACTAATAAATGATAGGTAATGGTGATATTTCTTCAATAAATGCTTAACCAAATTATTTGCAATTGTGGAGAAACTAGACAAAAAGTGTCATTGAAATGGAATTCTCCAAAAATAGGAATATTACTAATGTCTTTTGTTTGTATGCATCTCTTGTTTTTATTCACCAATTTTTTCTTCACCCTACATGATTTACAACACATCACTATCACAAATTTGTGAAATAAATTTAGTTCAATACCACTATAACAACATTCCACGGCCGTTTTGCACCCAGctgttaaaattaataaaaaccaaacacGAGTTTATCcacaaatatgtttttcttttctaaaaagtATATTCTCTTCACTTAATCGTTTTTTCTACTCACATTTGATTCTCTCGCCAGCAAATACTAAAATACTGTAATAATTTCATTAATACGAAAAAGATTATGTAGTTAATTACTAAATgagattatataattaaaaaaaaaaatagaaccgAATAAAGATGAAACTTTATTAGTTACAAACTAACGGAAGGTAGTTTTGTCCTTTTTCGAAATTACAAAcaccgttcttcttcttcttctgatgatgacGTGTAGCTTCGCTTCATCTTCCCCATCTCTTCATATAGtgatagaataaaaaaaattaaaatgtatttttttagatttcaatTTTCATTAAGACAAGTGAATCAGCTTGTCCCCAGAGAGGATCTTATCTGTGTAAAATTTACGAAACCTTCGACGAAGTCATAAGCTTGGAATCTCTCTTCAAGTTTGACTCGTCTGCTCATttcatttctctctcttcttgttaCTTGCAGGCGATGACTCTTCGTTAGGTTTGATTGAAATCTTCctaattttgtgttttctcATCTGGGTTTTACATTTTCTTAAGTAAATTCACAGACTTTATtgagattttttaataaatttttgtaaagatttaagtttttttttttttttttggggtacaGAGGAAAAGGAACTGAGGTTATTACAAAAGCTTCCATATTTGGttagttttgtgttttattgtGTCACTTTAGTTCTGATTCTTAAGAGAGAATATTAAAATTCGttaatttgtttgttcttgtaCTAAattcaagaagaacaaaaacaaagaatgaTGTCTTTAGTCTTATTAGATCGAGAATTCATAACTTAGGGTTGAAGATCTTGCACTGTTTATGAGATCTAATTTAAGTTtgacctttttttgttgttgcagagagtaagaaataaataaataaacaatgcCTGAAGGGAAACTGAGATCAGGAGTTTACAGATCATTTATAATGTGTGATGATCCAAGAGATGTTGTTGACTGTGGTGCCATTAAGAAACAGAGTAAGAGCCGTCCTTCGAAAGCCAAGGAGAGATCAGATATGGCTGTGGCGCCTCCACGGAAGAGTTCCGAGGATGCTCCACCTCATTCGTCGTTGCAGCTTTTGAGAGTATCTAAAGGGATTCAGAAACTGAACGTCGCGATTGATTCATGGTCTAAAGGGTTTAGCTTTGAGACTGCGTCTAGGCCTGAGGATATAGCGAAAGATTTGTTGAGAGGAGCGCTTGATTTGGAAGAGTCTTTAGCTATGCTCAGTAGTATTCAAGAAGATGATATTAAGCAGAAACCGAGTGTTTGTAAAGACGGTAGAAGAGATTTGCGGTTTCAGAGATCGATGTCTGATAGATTCGGAGAGAGGATTGAGAAACGGACGATGGTTCAAGAGAATGTAGCATCAAAAGATTGTTATGAAGAGCTGAGAAAAGTGATTAGAGAAAGCTTTCTTAGGCAGAATCTTGTGTCACAAACAAAAGGTACTAAGA is drawn from Camelina sativa cultivar DH55 chromosome 1, Cs, whole genome shotgun sequence and contains these coding sequences:
- the LOC104707655 gene encoding F-box protein At3g19880-like; amino-acid sequence: MTIISDLPWELVEEILSRVSITSLTPVGSTCKQWRSLFKDESFTHKHCEIFGSLLHLPFDFNGDVTLSCVREEQLAVLFGRCRGRYEVEIWITTKIESNALLWSKFFKVAIQPVCRSYFLSEFKAQSFFIDKEKKTALVSGKYLLSNNYRYEASILVGEDGYLEELDLRDVFSYVPSSVQIQ